The sequence below is a genomic window from Clostridium putrefaciens.
GTCTCTAGCTCCAAGTCCTATAGGCTTAACTCCATCCTCTTTTCCTTCTTTTAATATTGCATCCCATAAGGTTACAATTCCTGAAGGATCCATATATATTTCAAATCCATCTTCACCTGTATATCCTGTTCTTGATACTAAACAATCCACACCTTTAATTTTAACATTTCTCTTAAAATAGAAAAACTTAATTTCTGATAGATCTACATCCACCATTCTTTGAAGTATTTCTTGTGCTTTTGGCCCTTGAAGTGCTAATTGAGCATATTTAGGTGAAACGTTTTCTAATTCTATATCAAAACCCTCTTTATTGTCACAAAGCCATTTAAAGTCTTTATCTGCATTGCTAGCATTTACAACTAAAAAGTAATCACCCTCATCAAATTTGTATAATATTAAATCATCTACGACTCCACCATTTTCATAACACATTAAAGTATAAACGACTTGATTGTTTTCTAAAATGCCTATGTCATTTGTCATAATATGTTGTAAAAACTTTAACGCATCTTTACCTTTTACTGTAATCTCTCCCATATGAGAAACATCAAATAAACCTGCATTATTTCTTACGGCTTCATGTTCTGGGATTATCCCTTCAAACTCTACTGGTAAAAGCCACCCAGCATAATCAACTGCTTTGCCACCGTATTTTTCATATGAGTCAATAAGTGGTGTTTTCCTTAAATTATCCAATATTAGCCCCCCTATCATTTGAAATATATTATAAATAAACTTGACTTAACAAATTTATATAAATATTAAGCTTACTAAGAATTAAAAATACTATAGTAACTTGTTCTTTAAGACTATTATAAAGTTTCTTATAGAAAATTTCAATACATTTCACTGTTAATTACGAATTTTTTGAATGTTTAATCGATTGTATCTTTTTGCAAAATACCCCAACTCATTTATACGCCTTGATTCTAAGTTCTTTAATTGTTCTCAATGTACTTTACTAAAAGTTTCACATTATTTTCTATAGCTGATAAATGTGTTCTTTCATAGTGATGTGTAGAGTCTACACCAGGTCCTATACATGCAAATTTAAAATCTCCACCTTGAAGTATAGCGTGAGTAGCATCTGAACTATAAAAGTTAAAAACATCTACCCTGTAGTCTATATTATTTTCTCTTGCTATAGCTGAAAGTTTACGTCTTAATTCATAATCATAAACACTTTTATTATCTTTAGCTGCAATAGTTACAGCATACTCCGAAGATTCTTGTCCCTTTCCTACAGGTGCAATATCAATAGCTATCATTTCTTTAACTTTATATGATATGCTATTACCTGATACTCCATGTCCCATTTCTTCATAATTACTAATATAAATCTCTACAGTACAAGATGGTGTTATTTTATTTTCTTTTAAATATCTACATACTTCAAATACCATTGCTACTGCTAATTTATTATCTAAATATCTAGATTTAACAAATCCACTTTCAGTTATCTTTGTTCTTGTATCCATATAAATAAAATCGCCAACATTTATACCAATATCTAGTACATCCCTTTTGCTTTCAACCTTTTCATCTATTCTTATTATCATATTATTTTCATTTCTACTTAAATTCGCAACTTCTTGTCCATGTATGTGAGTAGATGCGGTTCTAGGAATAACAGATCCACTTATCTCACGTCCAGATTCAGTTATTATATGACAGTTCTCCCCTTCAATGGATCCAAAACATCCCCCTCCTATTCTTTTATATTTAAGCTTACCATCAGCTTCTATTTCCTTCACCATAGCTCCTAATGTATCCATGTGAGCAGATATGATTATTTCTTCCTCTGTATTTTTACCCTCTAACGTAGCAATTAATGCGCCTTTTTTTGTTATAACTGTTTTTAATCCTAGCTTTTCAAAATCTAATCTAGCTTCCTCAATAGCCATTTTAGTATATCCTCCAGGACTTGGTATATCCATATATTTCCTCATCATATTTAGCAAGTATTTCATATCAATATTCATATTTATTCCCTCCAATAATTATATATTACAGGTTTTATTATATCACAAACTATTTTGATATTAGATCCACATCAACTAGTAATATTGCAAGACATCCTTATATTTTGAAATATCAAGAAATAGAGGTATAATAAAAAAAAGGAGGTGTCTACATGAATGTAATAAAAAAGAATGGTAGAATAGAAGACTTTGATGAAAAAAAACTCGGAACAAGCATATTAAATGCTGCTTTAGATGCAAACACAAACTTAACTCAAGGTGATATAAATAACTTAATCAAAGAAATTTGTACCGAAATAAAAAAACTAGGTAATGATAGAACCTCAAGTTATGAGCTATTTGCTTTAACTATTACTATTTTAAAAAGACAGGGTTTTAAAAACTTAGCAAAGGAATATGTACTTTATTCAATAAATTCTTAATAAAAGCAGCCTAATTATAATATTAGGCTGCTTTTATTACTCCTTTTTACTCTTAAAAAAGTAGATCATACCAATCACTACCGCAGACATCATAATAGATACAGTTATATAAAATCCTTGTGGATGTTCTAATAAGGGCATAAACTTAAAATTCATACCAAATATTCCTGATAGTATACTAGCAGGAAGTAACATTACTGTAATAAATGTCAAAAGTTCCATAGTCTTATTCATTCTATTAGAATATATTGAGTTATAAATATCTATACAAGAATATATCGATGACTCAACATTTTCTGCTAAATTCAATGTATCTTGAAACGAAAAAAATAATTTATCATATAGTTTAATGTCTTCAAATTCATCTTCAAGATAAACTAATATAGACTTATAATAATTAGTACACCTTTTAATCATATATATTTTCTTTTTATCCTTTAATAAAGATTCAAGTTGTATACTATCTTTAGCCACAGCATCTTCAAATCTAAGCTCCACATCATCTTCTATCTTTATTAGCTTTTGATCATAACTTAACATAAAGAACTGAAATAATGACAAAAACACACTTTTATAATCTATTCCTTTATTTCTGCTTATCTTTTCTTCTATAAATTCTATAAACCCTTTTTCTTTAAAATATAAAGACACCAATCCTTCTTCAAGTATAGCCTCAACCCTTTTTTTATTTAATTCATCTACATAAGGCATATTAATAACTATCTTGTTTTTATCCTTTATTTCTATATCCCTACTAAAATTAATATTTGAACTCCTTTTAGTAAACATATCTTCATATACATCTGTTAAATATAGTACTGCATCTTCACCTTTTATTTCTTTATATCTTTTATTACTATCCATTTTACCATCTTTATATAGGACTATACCCAAACTAACATCTCCTCTAAACTATGATAATTAATTATGTTATATATTTAAAACAAGTGTATCTAATAATTACTTTAAATATATGTTGTATACTATTATAATGTATTTAAGAATAGTATAATAGAGTAACTAAGGAGGATTTAAAATGAGTGATAATAAAGATGATAGAATTGTTGATTTTAATGAACTTAAAAATAAAGCTAGAGAAAAGGATATAGACAACTTTGAGCAATATATGTATAACCTGTATTATTCTTTATCTTCCGGAGAATTATCTATAGCAGAGTTTTCTTCAGAAATTAAAGAATATATGAATAAAAACTCAATTTCTTCTGAAAAACTTTTTAACATTCAAAAAGAAATGCTGAAAAGGTCTGGTTTCGACCCTAAAGATATAGAATCTCAAATGAAAAGTCTTGGTGTAAACTTTTCTGAAATGCCAATAGAGGCAGACTATGAAAATATAAGAAAAGCTCTAGGATTTAACGATAAATACAAGGATAGCTTAAATTCAAAGGTAGTTAGCACCTATTCTATATCCAATAATTCTAATATGATAGATATAATTTTAGATAAAGAAAATGTAATTCTTAGAAGTATTAAATCTATAGACCTTAAGGATTTAGAACTAAATGAATTTTTATGTTCTTATAAGAAAGTAGTGGACGATAAGCCTTTAAATATATCCTTATGTGAAAACATGAAAGCTTATGAATATTAATAAAAAGCGACCCTAGAGTCGCTTTTTATTATACTTTATTTATCTTTTAAGACTGAACTAAATAGTTTTCTTTAGTCTTTACTTCTTTTTGTATTTTTTCTATAAAGCTATCAAGTGATGAAACACCTTCATCTCCATTTTTTCTACTTCTAACTGAAACTTCATTATTCTCTACTTCTTTTTCACCTACTATTAATAGATAAGGTACTCTTTCCATACGTCCTTCACGGATTTTGTAACCAATCTTTTCAGCTCTAAAGTCAGTTTCAACTCTTATATCTTTTTCTTTAAGTTGTTTTTCAACTTCTTTTGCATAGTCATGGAACTTTTCAGATATAGGCAGTACCTTAACTTGTACTGGTGAAAGCCATGTTGGGAATGCTCCAGCAAAGTGTTCTATTAATATACCTATAAATCTTTCAATGCTTCCAAATACAACTCTGTGTACCATAACTGGTCTATGCTTTTCTGAATCTGCACCTATATAGGAAATATCAAATCTTTCCGGCATTTGGAAATCTAATTGTACTGTTCCACACTGCCAAGTCCTACCTATACAATCTCTTAAATGGAAGTCTATCTTAGGACCATAAAATGCTCCATCACCTTCATTTATCTTATATTTAAGCCCAGCTTTATCTAAAGCTGATTTAAGACCACTTGTTGCAAGTTCCCAGTCTTCATCGCTGCCCATAGAATTTTCTGGTCTAGTTGAAAGTTCTACAAAGTAATCAAATCCAAATTTCTTATAAAAGTCATCAATTAATTTAATAACGTCTACTACTTCATCTGTAATTTGCTCCTTAGTCATAAATATATGAGCATCATCTTGAGTAAAGCATCTAACTCTCATAAGTCCGTGTAAAGCACCTGAAAGTTCATGTCTATGAACAAGTCCAAGCTCAGCAAGTCTTATTGGTAATTCTTTATAAGAGTGCATACCATCTTTATATACTAATATAGAACCAGGGCAATTCATTGGTTTTATTGCAAAGTCTTCTTCATCTATCTTAGTAAAATACATATTTTCTTTATAATGATCCCAGTGTCCTGACTGATGCCATAAAGATTCACTTAGTATGATAGGAGTTTTTATCTCATCATATCCTGATTTTCTATGAACTTCTCTCCAATAATCTTCTAAAAGATTTCTAAGAACCATTCCTTTAGGATAAAAGAATGGAAATCCTGGACCCTCTTCATGCATGGCAAAAAGACCAAGTTCTTTACCTATCTTTCTATGATCTCTTTTTTTAGCTTCTTCTAACATATTTAGGTATGCTTCAAGCTCGCTTTGTTTTGAAAAAGCTGTTCCATATATTCTTTGAAGCATTTTCTTTTTTTCGTCACCTCTCCAATAAGCTCCTGCAAGGGACAGCAATTTAACTGATTTAACCTTTTTAGTAGAAGGTACATGGGGACCTGCACATAAGTCTACAAATTCACCTTGCTTGTAAAATGATATAATAGAATCCTCTGGCAAATCTTGTATTAATTCAACCTTATAATCTTCATCTTTATTCCTAACATACTCAATAGCTTCTGATCTTGGAAGTTCAAATCTTTCTAATACTAAATCTTCTTTTATTATCTTTTGCATTTCTTTTTCTATTTTTTCTAATATTTCTGGTGTAAACGAAAAGTCCGCTTCAAAATCATAATAAAATCCATTTTCTATAGCAGGTCCTATTGCTAATTTAACCTTTGGATATAATCTTTTAACTGCCTGAGCCAAAATATGAGATCCAGTATGTCTTAATGTCCACTTTCCATCCTCGTCCTCAAAAGTTAATATTTCAAGTTCACAATCCTCATTTATCTCAGCCATAAGCTCAGATCTTTTTCCATTTATCTTAGCTGATAATGCTTTTTTATAAAGACCTTGACTTAAGCTTTTTGCGATTTCACTTACCTTTGTTCCTTTTTCAACCTCTATAATACTTCCATCTTTAAGTGTAACTTTAATCATAATAATCCTCCTTCTTTAATCTATATTAATTTGCTTAAACTCATTTTTTTGTAAAATAAAAACTCCTCCCGAAAATGGGACGAGCAAACGCGTTTCCACCCAAATTGGCAACAAATTTTTTAAAAAATTTGTGCCCTCTCGAAACTATTAACGCTAGTACACGGAAATGCTTACTATATATTTCAGCACTCTACTCTGAGATGGTATTCGGTTGATTTTATTTAAGAATACTTTCAGCCAAGGTATCCTATCTCTTTAAATTCCTATCCAACCTACTGTTCTCTTCACTGTATTTATATTTTTAATATTGTACAAAATTATATCACGTTATAATATAATGTCAATACTATTTTTGTAAATAAACAAAAATAATAAAAGATAAATAAACCATTATTATCTATACATTATTATATCACATAACATCATTGTATAGTAGAAAGTTCCATTGTAATATTCAAAACCTCTTACCCACTTATGTCCACCTATACCACCCATCCACTATAGATTTTTTAGACAAGCCTTTGTTACACTACACTTAAATCTAAAGTAACGAAAGGATGGATTATAAATGAGATTAAAATCTTTAAAATCTAAAGTACTAACCTGTAGCTTATTAGTTTTAGTATCTACATCTACTTATGTACAAGCTGCTACATATACGGTTAAAAGTGGTGATTCACTTTTTAAAATAGGAAAGTTATTTAATGTCTCCTATAATACTATAATGAATGATAATAGTCTTAAATCTTCATTAATATATCCTGGTGAAAAGCTATATTTAAATTCTACAGAGTATATCGTTAAATCAGGAGATAGCTTATTTAAAATAGCAAAAAATCATGGTATTTCCATTGATAATCTAAGACTTGCAAATAACATATATGGAAATCTAATATACCAAAGTCAAGTATTAGCTATACCAAAAGAGGGATCCGATGTAGTAAATACACCAAACAAAAATCTAAATACTCCAATTGAAAATAAAAGTGCTATAATGAAATATTCTAATGAAGATCTAGATTTATTAGCTAGACTTGTAACCGCTGAATCAGAATCAGAACCTTATAGTGCAAAGGTAGCTGTTGCTGCAGTAGTTTTAAACAGAGTTAAGAGTACTATTTTCCCATCTTCAATTAAAGATGTTGTTTACGATAAAAGTGATGGATACTATCAATTCACCCCTACTATGAATGGTTTTATAAATAAACCAGCTTCAGAAAGTTCAA
It includes:
- a CDS encoding cell wall hydrolase, with translation MRLKSLKSKVLTCSLLVLVSTSTYVQAATYTVKSGDSLFKIGKLFNVSYNTIMNDNSLKSSLIYPGEKLYLNSTEYIVKSGDSLFKIAKNHGISIDNLRLANNIYGNLIYQSQVLAIPKEGSDVVNTPNKNLNTPIENKSAIMKYSNEDLDLLARLVTAESESEPYSAKVAVAAVVLNRVKSTIFPSSIKDVVYDKSDGYYQFTPTMNGFINKPASESSKKAAKEALYGSDPSNGALYYFDDSVTNKWLLSKKDAVVIGKLIFKY
- a CDS encoding M42 family metallopeptidase; the protein is MNIDMKYLLNMMRKYMDIPSPGGYTKMAIEEARLDFEKLGLKTVITKKGALIATLEGKNTEEEIIISAHMDTLGAMVKEIEADGKLKYKRIGGGCFGSIEGENCHIITESGREISGSVIPRTASTHIHGQEVANLSRNENNMIIRIDEKVESKRDVLDIGINVGDFIYMDTRTKITESGFVKSRYLDNKLAVAMVFEVCRYLKENKITPSCTVEIYISNYEEMGHGVSGNSISYKVKEMIAIDIAPVGKGQESSEYAVTIAAKDNKSVYDYELRRKLSAIARENNIDYRVDVFNFYSSDATHAILQGGDFKFACIGPGVDSTHHYERTHLSAIENNVKLLVKYIENN
- the thrS gene encoding threonine--tRNA ligase, translated to MIKVTLKDGSIIEVEKGTKVSEIAKSLSQGLYKKALSAKINGKRSELMAEINEDCELEILTFEDEDGKWTLRHTGSHILAQAVKRLYPKVKLAIGPAIENGFYYDFEADFSFTPEILEKIEKEMQKIIKEDLVLERFELPRSEAIEYVRNKDEDYKVELIQDLPEDSIISFYKQGEFVDLCAGPHVPSTKKVKSVKLLSLAGAYWRGDEKKKMLQRIYGTAFSKQSELEAYLNMLEEAKKRDHRKIGKELGLFAMHEEGPGFPFFYPKGMVLRNLLEDYWREVHRKSGYDEIKTPIILSESLWHQSGHWDHYKENMYFTKIDEEDFAIKPMNCPGSILVYKDGMHSYKELPIRLAELGLVHRHELSGALHGLMRVRCFTQDDAHIFMTKEQITDEVVDVIKLIDDFYKKFGFDYFVELSTRPENSMGSDEDWELATSGLKSALDKAGLKYKINEGDGAFYGPKIDFHLRDCIGRTWQCGTVQLDFQMPERFDISYIGADSEKHRPVMVHRVVFGSIERFIGILIEHFAGAFPTWLSPVQVKVLPISEKFHDYAKEVEKQLKEKDIRVETDFRAEKIGYKIREGRMERVPYLLIVGEKEVENNEVSVRSRKNGDEGVSSLDSFIEKIQKEVKTKENYLVQS
- the gcvT gene encoding glycine cleavage system aminomethyltransferase GcvT yields the protein MDNLRKTPLIDSYEKYGGKAVDYAGWLLPVEFEGIIPEHEAVRNNAGLFDVSHMGEITVKGKDALKFLQHIMTNDIGILENNQVVYTLMCYENGGVVDDLILYKFDEGDYFLVVNASNADKDFKWLCDNKEGFDIELENVSPKYAQLALQGPKAQEILQRMVDVDLSEIKFFYFKRNVKIKGVDCLVSRTGYTGEDGFEIYMDPSGIVTLWDAILKEGKEDGVKPIGLGARDTLRFEANLPLYGNEISQDITPLEGGLGYFVKLNKEGFMGKDVLQKQKAEGLKRKVIGFEMTDKGIARHGYNVVDENGKEIGVVTTGYFSPTLKKNIGCALINIENSEMGKEIFIQVRNRKLKATIISKKFYNKQTKSK
- a CDS encoding ATP cone domain-containing protein, with the translated sequence MNVIKKNGRIEDFDEKKLGTSILNAALDANTNLTQGDINNLIKEICTEIKKLGNDRTSSYELFALTITILKRQGFKNLAKEYVLYSINS
- a CDS encoding CorA family divalent cation transporter, with the translated sequence MGIVLYKDGKMDSNKRYKEIKGEDAVLYLTDVYEDMFTKRSSNINFSRDIEIKDKNKIVINMPYVDELNKKRVEAILEEGLVSLYFKEKGFIEFIEEKISRNKGIDYKSVFLSLFQFFMLSYDQKLIKIEDDVELRFEDAVAKDSIQLESLLKDKKKIYMIKRCTNYYKSILVYLEDEFEDIKLYDKLFFSFQDTLNLAENVESSIYSCIDIYNSIYSNRMNKTMELLTFITVMLLPASILSGIFGMNFKFMPLLEHPQGFYITVSIMMSAVVIGMIYFFKSKKE
- a CDS encoding DUF3867 domain-containing protein, which translates into the protein MSDNKDDRIVDFNELKNKAREKDIDNFEQYMYNLYYSLSSGELSIAEFSSEIKEYMNKNSISSEKLFNIQKEMLKRSGFDPKDIESQMKSLGVNFSEMPIEADYENIRKALGFNDKYKDSLNSKVVSTYSISNNSNMIDIILDKENVILRSIKSIDLKDLELNEFLCSYKKVVDDKPLNISLCENMKAYEY